One Anguilla rostrata isolate EN2019 chromosome 15, ASM1855537v3, whole genome shotgun sequence genomic window, GTACTCCATGTTACATAGGAATGATGGAAAAGCTGTATTTAATATTAAACAGGATTACATGGCTTGCTTTCCCATCCATAAAATGTCTGCCTGTATGTACAAATAACGCAAGAATATTGATTGAAAATCACATCTGTCTAATTGTAGTAAACTGTTTCTTAAAAGCTGTGCAAGTTAGGTTGCAATTCATCTGGAAATCATAAAGCAAAAAGACTCTGAGAGATATCAGTATTTTTTGACATGGTTAATGCTCAGGGCTCCAGAACATAACGGGACAGTGATCATAACTGCAGCAGACTATGCTGTGAGGATAGCCAGACAGATCTATTCCTGTTGTGTCAGTAGGGTCATATCCAGGTCCAAAGAGTGCTAAATGATGCATGCTACGTGATTAAGTTTGTAAGGTTCTCTGAAAATGTTTGGAACTGTTAAATACAGAAGATTATGCATTCTGTTCATTCCctgtaacattttaaatatagcttatatataatatacttaTGAGAGCTCTCATGACCCTTCACGTAAACAAATcattctgaaagaaagaaacatggtTGTGTATGACCACCCTGCTAACTATTTTTGATTCTCAGAACATTTCTGGAAGGATAGGGTATGCATTCCCAAAACATTTTCCAGCGGGATGTCCATTGGGTATAGTTTTTAAGACATATTGCACAGACAGTGTTAGGAGATTATTCCGTTTTTgttattccatttaaaaaacaatctgAATTGTAGATGGCCCTTAAGATCAATACATTAGGAAAACATTGATCAACGATTCTTGCATTTAAACTCTTTCTTTCAGAAAATTCCTCCTCACAATTTCCAAGAAGAAATGATAAGATCAGAGCATGTTAGGGCAGTATGTTCTACACTACAGTCCTTTACTGTGACGTTGATTTACACAGAATGTTCCACAATGTTCTTAATATGCTTCATGTCATtagcacatttaaatgaaaagcactGTCACATATGTCTAAGGCTGCATTTAGATAATTAATGTGCTTTTATCCATCATTTGTCTGTTATGCATCATTACAGTCTCTTTCTACTCAAATAAATTGATCTGTTGTGATGCTCTGTAATATGCTGCATACTGGCTAAACTGTTTCCAAAGCAGTTTGAAGATCAAAGTTAAAATTAAACTTTGATATGAAGTTATAATTGGGGTGTCCATATGTCTACCATATACCATAGCATTCTGTACAGGACAACCCCAGAGACATGAGCCCTAGAACTGATCATGAAACTGGAAGTAGCACACGCAGTTATGGCTTCTCAAGCTTCTTATTATCACTGATGCAAAAGTATAAGCAATTAACATAAATGAGTCACTCTCCAACAATCAGTTCAGCATGGATCATGTCTGAGCACTATTgctacaaatacaaaatgagaCAGTGAGCATTGTGGTATGAAGAAGGGCCAGAATTGTCACTGGTTTTATTATAAACGTATTATGGTTTTATTATCAAGTTATGAACCTGAGAGAAAAGTATGAGAGTAGCTTGTTAAAAATAAGGCTACAGTGATGTAAATTATGATGTCAATCAGTCAAAGGTTCACATTCTTAAAATTGGTGGATTTTGATGTCACTTTGCAAGCTCTAATAATTTCATAGCCCTAAACTACCCGCATTCACAATGCATTGGTGTCTCTAGGTTCTACTGTATGTGGTAAACAGAACATCCTAAATATGTATTGTAtatgtttggtttttttctttaaaaacctACACACAAGGGGGTAAAAAGTCAAAGATCTTTAATGACAGTTTATTTACAGCACATGCATCTAGAATCACTAAAAATCGGTCACTCGTCTGAAGGAACCCACTATGGCGCACGTAGCGCACCATTCGCGATATCTCCTGTACTCCCCGGGCCTAAGGAAATACTGCCGGCCCCTGTAGTTGGGGTATTCGTAGAAGATCCAGAAGCCATTCATCACATTACAGGAGTAGACGTGGCGATGGTGGAAACGATCCGACACACAGGGACAGTCGTCCATAAACTCCATCATGTGGCCACTGAAGTCTGCCTTTTCATAAATCCTCAGCCGGTATGACCCTCTGTACTGTTGGGACAGAAACAAATGCAACATGACTATACTATAAATACATGATTTaacatgcatacatttgtaataaatgcatttaacccaattaaatttaaaatatatttttcttgaaaaCAGCTACACCCGTACATCTCAACCTTGCCAACTACACTGCCTGCACAGTATCAATACCATAGACAGACCACATTAAGGAGAATTAATATCTTGACCTCTCCATACTAATTCCATTCTTAACAGGTAGGATCAAGCCATAGGTGCACATTTCAACAAATAATGGTAAATAGCAGAAATATTGCTGAACACTGTGGTGGATAAACATAGGGTTCGCCTCAGTTGCATATACTGTTCAAAATGGTATTGTCaaatcagaggtggaaaatcaattgctcagaaagtaaaatcctccccagtattttgttctaatCACCTAGATTTGCTAATCGGCACAATTATTCAGCCAGGAGATATATCTAATTAGTAAAATAAGCTAGCTGAGTTTatgcaggacttttactttctgtcccctggactttccaccacTGTGTCAAATGGTGGAAAAAGGTCTGCTGAAATATATCTTGCACATAATGGGATCATAGTCTTACGAAACAGGAGAAGCAAGGCAGTaccattttctgtcattttttttggcatggtcctaaatttgtgtgtgtgcgtgtctgtgtgtgtgtatgtgtgtttggtgtttatgaatgtacatgcatgcatgtgtgtgtgcgtgtgtttgtgtgtggtggggaaaacattttgaagaTAATTGTTCATTGCCAAGTTATCAGTCCAGCTTAACTTAAAtcatttttcatgatttgtaTTGATTATTAtctagaaaattattttttgttttcacttctggtttttgagggattatttggctttgaatgcttttgtttttcacattttattgttttagacTTAACTCATTATGCTGCAATAAGgagaaaaaagtataaaatattataatgtatcataaaatatttgtataattcTGAATATGCACAAAAGTGCAAATGGTGGATCACTTAAATAGTTAGTTGGTTAAATCACCTGTACATGTTTTGGACAAAATATCTTACTGAGACTATAGCAAAAATATCTATCCAGCCAtctatttttcattaatatgtaatactaaaatgtttacaaattactttttttcagattgtgaatgcatttttttgacattttgttttaatgttatgaCCAAGAGGCTGACAGCATGGTTGCTCAATACTCAGCAGTCTATTGCATAATATATCCCTCTATATATCTGTctataatggaaataaaaaactggCCTCTTACCATTGGAATCATCCTACAGGACCTGATACAGCTGCTGAACCCCATCCAACGCTGATAATCTGGATATTCCCCCCTCCGCATGAAGTACTGGTGGCCCATGTAGTTGGGGCGCTCATAGATCATGAAGCAGCCGCTCTCCACCCGGATGGAGTTGCACCGGTTGAAGTAGGAGTGCAGGTCGGTGCAATCATTGCTGCACTCATAGCTTCGACCCTGGAAGTTCCTGTCCTCGTAAAAAATGATCTGGAGGAAAATACAGATGCCACTTTTTGAGTTCCAGAACAGTGagcaaaacagaaagaaatgtaaGTAAATCTGTGCGTCTACAGTATGTtggtgcacatgcacgcatgtgtgcgtgcatgcccaatgtaagattgtgtgtgtatgtgtgggtgtgcgtacAAAGTCACAGTTAGATATTATTGAGCAATATCATTGCAGGGAAACAAGTCCTACCTTCCCCATGGTCTCTGTTGGAGAGGTTCCACATGTTTTCAGAGCTTTTTATACAAGCTCTCGACAAACAGAGCATTGTTATTTAAATGCTACTCAGTTATAAGTCAGGGCAGGGACACATGTTGGTGTTTTTGTTGCAGCGGACAATATTGGTTCAGAAATATACAGATCTGTATTTGAAAAAAGTGTATATAATTACAGGTTTGGTGTTTTGACATCCATAGACAAAGGAAAAGACTAGTATGGTATACACACATCTTCAGCACAATAGACCCAGAACAGTATGGAACctctctttttcattaaatatgttGTGCAACGGAAAGGGTTACAGTCCATTCTCTCGGCTCATCTGAATGTTCAACCCACTTATGCAAATTAGCCAAGCTGTAAAGAAAGCCTGTCCTGTCCCACTATagcactgtacatacagtagatgggagacagacagaggagataTAATTTTCCAATCAAACAGAGCCTGGCAGATTCCACAGCTTTAAACAGCACCGACTATTGGGACACTGAAGAGCTTCAGATGGAACAGATGTTAAATTCAGGAACAACACAAAAATGCCCCTCCCAATAGCAATGCAGCATTTTTCATTCAGAATGCACTTCAGATTGACAAGAAAAATCACAATAGATTGCATCATGTTTTTAAAGAGTAGGTGCCATCAGGGTAGGGTAAGTAAGAGTTAAGGAGCTTTTAATTTTAAGTGCAGATGTAGTGATTGCTTAGTCCAGATGTTCTCTGAAGAGATGGATTTTTGGTGGAAGATGACAAGTGATTGTCTTGGCCCAAGGTTACCCAGTATCTCTAAAATGTTAAATCTAGCCA contains:
- the LOC135241286 gene encoding gamma-crystallin M2-like, with protein sequence MGKIIFYEDRNFQGRSYECSNDCTDLHSYFNRCNSIRVESGCFMIYERPNYMGHQYFMRRGEYPDYQRWMGFSSCIRSCRMIPMYRGSYRLRIYEKADFSGHMMEFMDDCPCVSDRFHHRHVYSCNVMNGFWIFYEYPNYRGRQYFLRPGEYRRYREWCATCAIVGSFRRVTDF